One Campylobacter concisus DNA segment encodes these proteins:
- a CDS encoding DNA-deoxyinosine glycosylase: MSQTHPFKPIFDKNSKILILGSFPSVISRKFGFYYTNPQNRFWRVLAGILNADVPESTDEKIKFLLSHHIAIYDAALSCEIEGSSDAKMSKIAPVNLKPLFKEANITQVYANGGKAYEICKKYLEGEIIKATKNEVIKLPSTSPANAKFSLEKLMHEWKVVAKTVIES, encoded by the coding sequence ATGAGCCAAACGCACCCTTTTAAGCCCATTTTTGATAAAAACTCTAAAATTTTGATCCTAGGCTCATTTCCCTCTGTCATCTCTCGTAAATTTGGCTTTTATTATACAAATCCGCAAAACCGCTTTTGGCGGGTATTGGCTGGGATTTTAAATGCTGATGTACCAGAAAGCACGGATGAAAAGATAAAATTTCTACTCTCTCATCACATCGCGATATATGACGCAGCGCTATCATGCGAGATAGAGGGCTCAAGCGATGCAAAAATGAGCAAGATCGCACCTGTAAATTTAAAGCCATTATTTAAAGAAGCAAATATCACGCAAGTCTATGCAAACGGCGGCAAGGCTTATGAAATTTGCAAAAAATACTTAGAAGGTGAGATCATAAAAGCGACAAAAAATGAAGTAATCAAACTACCATCAACCAGCCCTGCAAATGCTAAATTTAGCCTTGAAAAGCTCATGCACGAATGGAAAGTAGTAGCCAAAACAGTAATAGAAAGTTAA
- the nifJ gene encoding pyruvate:ferredoxin (flavodoxin) oxidoreductase, producing MSKIMKTMDGNEAAAYASYAFTEVAGIYPITPSSPMADYTDLWAAQGKKNLFGMPVKVVEMQSEGGAAGTVHGSLQVGALTTTYTASQGLLLKIPNMYKIAGQLLPGVIHVSARSLAAQALSIFGDHQDIYACRQTGFAMLASGSVQEVMDIAGVAHLAAIKGRVPFLHFFDGFRTSHEIQKVEVMDYAHFDRLLDREALQKFRDEALNPESPKTRGTAQNDDIYFQTRELSNRFYDAVPDIVANYLAEISKITGRDYKPFNYYGDPEATRVIVAMGSVTQTLEEVMDYLNAKGEKVGIIKVHLYRPFSTKYLFDVMPKSVKKIAVLDRTKEPGSLGEPLYLDIKAAFYGQKDAPIIVGGRYGLSSKDVDPAQMLAVFENLNQSEPKNGFTVGIVDDVTFTSLPTGEKISLSDESVKECLFYGLGADGTVGANKNSIKIIGDKTDLYAQAYFAYDSKKSGGYTRSHLRFGKKPIRSTYLVSNPHFVACSVAAYLEIYDVIDGIRENGTFLLNSIWDAEQTIAKLPNKVKKILASKNINFYIINATKLAHDIGLKNRTNTIMQSAFFKLADIIPFEDAQKYMKEYAHKAYAKKGEAIVQMNYNAIDVGANGLIKVSVDPAWANLADDAQKDEKYIGNSFIENVVKPINAARGDSLPVSAFIGYEDGHFEAGTTAYEKRGVGVMVPKWIEQNCIQCNQCAFVCPHAVIRPFLIDENELSAAPDGVKEHNLEAKGKEVKGLKYKIQVSPLDCTGCELCAQNCPSKEKSLVMVPLEEELGKNEQENADYLFKKVAYKDDLMNKESVKGVGFAKPLFEFHGACPGCGETPYITLITRLFGERMIVANATGCSSIYGGSAPSTPYTTNDDGKGIAWANSLFEDNAEFGMGMNVAIETMRHRIEDIMRNNIDSVPNALSALYNDWINFKNDGVKTQEITKNLLPILEQNLNAPGVKEILELKKFLVKKSQWIIGGDGWAYDIGFGGLDHVLASGENVNVLVLDTEVYSNTGGQSSKSSRAGSIAQFTASGKPAQKKDLGYIAMTYGNIFVAQINSNASQANVIKAITAAEAYDGPSLIIAYSPCIAHGIKGGLSQSGGQGELATKCGYWPTYLYDPRLLKEGQNPLKITSKEPDWSLYEEFLLNEVRYNSLKKTNPEHADELLAKNKADAQRRYRQLKRLSLADFSDEIESSEAAQSAE from the coding sequence ATGTCAAAAATAATGAAAACTATGGATGGAAACGAGGCCGCAGCTTACGCATCGTACGCATTTACAGAGGTGGCTGGAATTTACCCTATCACTCCTAGCTCGCCTATGGCTGACTACACTGACCTTTGGGCAGCGCAGGGCAAGAAAAATTTATTTGGTATGCCAGTAAAAGTAGTCGAGATGCAAAGCGAGGGCGGCGCAGCTGGCACGGTACATGGCTCGCTACAAGTTGGCGCGCTAACTACGACCTACACAGCTTCTCAAGGCCTACTTTTAAAAATTCCAAATATGTATAAAATAGCAGGCCAGCTCCTCCCTGGCGTCATCCACGTCTCAGCTCGCTCGCTAGCGGCGCAGGCACTTTCAATATTTGGCGACCACCAAGATATCTACGCCTGTCGCCAAACTGGCTTTGCTATGCTAGCAAGTGGCTCAGTGCAAGAGGTGATGGACATCGCTGGTGTGGCGCATTTAGCAGCGATCAAGGGTCGCGTGCCATTTTTACACTTCTTTGATGGCTTTAGAACGAGCCATGAAATTCAAAAAGTAGAAGTGATGGACTACGCGCACTTTGATAGGCTACTTGATAGAGAGGCGCTACAAAAATTTAGAGACGAAGCACTAAATCCAGAGAGCCCAAAAACAAGAGGCACAGCGCAAAACGATGATATCTACTTTCAAACAAGAGAGCTAAGCAACCGCTTTTATGACGCGGTGCCAGACATCGTGGCAAACTACCTAGCTGAAATTTCAAAGATCACTGGTCGTGACTACAAGCCATTTAACTACTACGGCGACCCAGAAGCGACACGTGTCATCGTAGCCATGGGCTCAGTGACGCAAACTCTTGAAGAGGTCATGGATTATCTAAACGCAAAAGGCGAAAAAGTGGGCATTATCAAGGTGCATTTGTACCGCCCGTTTAGCACAAAGTATCTATTTGATGTGATGCCAAAGAGCGTGAAAAAAATAGCCGTTCTTGACCGCACAAAAGAGCCTGGCAGTCTTGGCGAGCCGCTATATCTTGATATAAAAGCTGCATTTTACGGCCAAAAGGACGCCCCGATCATAGTTGGCGGCAGATACGGCCTAAGCTCAAAGGACGTCGATCCTGCGCAGATGCTAGCTGTGTTTGAAAATTTAAACCAAAGCGAGCCAAAAAATGGCTTTACGGTGGGTATCGTTGATGACGTCACTTTTACGTCGCTACCAACTGGAGAGAAAATTTCACTAAGCGATGAGAGCGTTAAAGAGTGCTTATTTTACGGCCTTGGCGCTGATGGCACCGTGGGCGCGAACAAAAACTCAATAAAGATCATCGGCGATAAGACTGATCTTTACGCACAGGCATATTTTGCCTACGATAGTAAAAAATCGGGCGGTTACACGCGCTCGCACCTTCGCTTTGGCAAAAAGCCGATCCGCTCGACATATCTCGTCTCAAACCCGCACTTTGTAGCCTGCTCAGTCGCAGCATATCTTGAAATTTACGACGTGATTGATGGCATCAGAGAAAACGGCACATTTTTATTAAACTCTATCTGGGACGCAGAGCAGACCATAGCGAAGCTACCAAATAAAGTTAAGAAAATTTTAGCTAGCAAAAATATAAATTTCTACATCATAAACGCAACCAAACTAGCGCACGATATCGGCCTTAAAAACCGCACAAATACCATAATGCAGTCGGCATTTTTCAAGCTTGCTGATATCATACCATTTGAAGATGCGCAAAAATATATGAAAGAGTACGCTCACAAAGCCTATGCTAAAAAAGGCGAAGCGATCGTGCAGATGAACTACAACGCTATCGACGTTGGCGCAAATGGGCTTATAAAGGTGTCAGTTGATCCTGCGTGGGCAAATTTAGCAGATGACGCTCAAAAAGATGAAAAATACATCGGCAACAGCTTCATCGAAAACGTCGTAAAACCGATAAATGCAGCTCGCGGTGACAGCCTGCCAGTCTCAGCCTTCATAGGCTACGAAGACGGCCACTTTGAAGCTGGCACGACGGCTTACGAGAAGCGTGGTGTTGGCGTCATGGTGCCAAAATGGATCGAGCAAAACTGCATCCAGTGCAACCAGTGCGCATTTGTCTGCCCACACGCTGTAATCAGGCCATTTTTGATAGACGAGAACGAGCTTAGTGCAGCCCCAGATGGCGTAAAAGAGCACAACCTAGAAGCCAAAGGCAAAGAGGTCAAGGGACTAAAATACAAGATCCAAGTAAGCCCGCTAGACTGCACAGGCTGCGAGCTGTGCGCGCAAAACTGCCCAAGCAAGGAGAAATCGCTCGTAATGGTGCCGCTTGAAGAAGAGCTAGGCAAAAACGAACAAGAAAACGCTGATTATCTATTTAAAAAGGTCGCTTACAAAGACGATCTCATGAACAAAGAGAGCGTTAAAGGTGTTGGCTTTGCTAAGCCGCTCTTTGAATTCCACGGCGCTTGCCCGGGATGTGGCGAAACTCCGTATATCACGCTTATTACAAGGCTCTTTGGTGAGCGCATGATCGTTGCAAACGCGACTGGTTGTAGCTCGATATATGGCGGCTCAGCCCCATCTACTCCGTACACCACAAATGACGATGGCAAGGGCATTGCGTGGGCAAATTCGCTATTTGAAGATAACGCCGAGTTTGGCATGGGTATGAACGTAGCGATCGAGACTATGCGCCACCGCATCGAAGATATCATGAGAAACAACATAGACAGCGTACCAAACGCACTTTCAGCGCTTTACAACGACTGGATAAATTTCAAAAATGATGGCGTTAAAACGCAAGAGATCACGAAAAATTTATTGCCTATTTTAGAGCAAAATTTAAACGCGCCAGGCGTAAAAGAAATTTTAGAGCTTAAGAAATTTCTCGTCAAAAAGTCGCAATGGATCATCGGCGGCGACGGCTGGGCGTATGACATCGGCTTTGGCGGACTTGACCATGTGCTAGCTAGCGGCGAGAACGTAAATGTGCTAGTGCTTGACACCGAAGTTTATTCAAATACTGGCGGCCAAAGTTCAAAATCAAGCCGCGCAGGCTCGATAGCACAATTTACAGCTAGCGGCAAACCGGCTCAGAAAAAGGACCTTGGCTACATCGCGATGACTTACGGCAACATTTTTGTAGCGCAGATCAACTCAAACGCGAGCCAAGCAAATGTGATAAAAGCGATCACAGCAGCCGAAGCGTATGATGGCCCAAGTCTCATCATCGCCTACTCTCCGTGCATCGCTCACGGCATCAAAGGCGGCTTATCGCAGTCAGGCGGCCAGGGCGAGCTCGCTACAAAATGCGGATACTGGCCGACATACCTATACGATCCGCGCCTTTTAAAAGAGGGACAAAATCCGCTCAAAATCACCTCAAAAGAGCCAGACTGGTCGCTTTATGAAGAGTTTCTGCTAAACGAAGTTCGCTACAACTCGCTTAAAAAGACCAACCCTGAGCACGCAGACGAGCTACTAGCTAAAAACAAAGCTGATGCGCAAAGACGCTACCGCCAGCTAAAACGCCTAAGCCTAGCAGACTTTAGCGACGAGATAGAGAGCAGCGAAGCTGCGCAAAGTGCTGAGTAA
- a CDS encoding sugar transporter, with amino-acid sequence MINIHKIAYLRVIALAFAAFIFNTTEFVPVPLLSDIAKDFGMSTADTGLIITIYAWSVTILSLPFMLLTANLERRSLLLKVFIIFVASHALCALAWNFTVLVIARVLIAISHAIFWSITASLAVRVAPINKSSQALGLLALGTSMAMILGLPLGRILGDSLGWRVTFGLIGIFAVGVGAWLYKILPLLPSKNSGSLKSLPELARNGFLMVVFLLTAIVISAHFSTYSYIEPFAKDISGFDGKFITIFLLLFGVAGIVASWLFSKFYKLIPNAFTATSIAIILACLLTLNFIATNESLMLALAFIWGLGIAGINMSFQIKVLSLASNATDAAMAIYSAIYNIGIGAGALIGHQTIVHLGEQNIGNVGSLFAVAGLVIFFVAAIKFKKAN; translated from the coding sequence TTGATAAATATTCATAAAATAGCCTATCTAAGGGTTATCGCGTTAGCTTTTGCAGCTTTTATATTTAATACAACTGAGTTCGTGCCGGTACCGCTTTTAAGCGACATAGCAAAGGATTTTGGCATGAGTACGGCTGATACTGGGCTCATCATCACGATATATGCGTGGAGTGTGACGATACTCTCGCTACCATTTATGCTGTTAACTGCAAATTTAGAGCGAAGATCGCTACTCTTAAAGGTTTTTATCATTTTTGTGGCTTCTCACGCACTTTGCGCTCTTGCTTGGAATTTTACTGTTTTAGTCATAGCTCGCGTGCTAATAGCTATCTCACACGCCATATTTTGGTCGATCACTGCCTCGCTTGCTGTTAGGGTGGCACCTATCAATAAAAGCTCGCAAGCTCTGGGGCTTTTAGCGCTTGGCACATCGATGGCGATGATACTTGGTTTGCCGCTTGGTAGGATTTTAGGCGATAGCTTGGGCTGGCGTGTCACATTTGGGCTCATAGGGATCTTTGCTGTGGGCGTTGGTGCTTGGCTATATAAAATTTTGCCACTTTTGCCTAGCAAAAACTCAGGCTCGCTAAAGAGCTTGCCGGAGCTTGCAAGAAATGGCTTTTTGATGGTAGTATTTTTGCTAACTGCTATCGTTATCAGTGCGCATTTTAGCACTTATAGCTACATCGAGCCATTTGCTAAAGATATAAGCGGCTTTGATGGTAAATTTATCACCATATTTTTGCTTTTGTTTGGCGTCGCTGGCATCGTAGCAAGCTGGCTTTTCTCTAAATTTTATAAGCTCATACCAAATGCTTTTACAGCTACCTCAATAGCGATCATTTTAGCCTGCTTACTGACGTTAAATTTCATCGCTACAAATGAGAGCTTGATGCTTGCGCTTGCCTTTATCTGGGGGCTTGGCATAGCTGGGATAAATATGAGCTTTCAGATCAAGGTGCTAAGCTTAGCCTCAAATGCCACGGACGCTGCGATGGCGATATATTCAGCTATTTATAATATCGGCATAGGAGCTGGCGCGCTAATAGGCCATCAAACGATAGTTCATCTTGGCGAGCAAAATATCGGCAACGTTGGCAGCCTTTTTGCAGTGGCTGGGCTTGTCATTTTTTTCGTTGCGGCAATTAAATTTAAAAAGGCTAATTAA
- a CDS encoding DUF2325 domain-containing protein — protein MSVLVIGADEITPIKAVLHDLGAEKIEHWDARNENRVNRKPIPQDTECVVMLTSFLNHNTMKTIKTQAKKRNIPIVCAKRSVSCVFCEYCKVFGLDKEFGCKE, from the coding sequence ATGTCAGTTTTAGTTATCGGAGCAGATGAGATCACGCCTATTAAGGCTGTTTTGCATGATTTGGGAGCTGAAAAGATAGAGCACTGGGACGCTAGAAATGAAAACCGCGTAAATCGCAAGCCGATCCCACAAGATACTGAGTGCGTGGTGATGCTAACTAGCTTTTTAAATCACAACACGATGAAGACCATTAAAACTCAAGCAAAAAAGAGAAATATCCCTATCGTTTGTGCAAAAAGAAGCGTTAGTTGCGTATTTTGCGAGTATTGTAAGGTCTTTGGCCTAGATAAGGAATTTGGATGCAAAGAATAA
- a CDS encoding UDP-N-acetylmuramate--alanine ligase: protein MKFGFLSDIGEITPSIFAKLDKFSRAKIFIALYNVGVESELKIPLSYAKFLNFKDIFEARINFLLREKFLNFKPVDSFCMPSNIIINAYLKNDFKALKFVAKEPKMAAAKMIKMLYKSGKFEFFIDAAQMFCQFVYDKIRLRHQDKEVVLNGGVISVKKDGKNLLSVMPSFKRVSFDDMRNLNEDIDAAVCALGSECEMVYIVCPRNEEFRRHVEVRHCFARGCIKLVPYTIISKIF from the coding sequence ATGAAGTTCGGGTTTTTATCAGATATTGGCGAAATAACTCCAAGTATTTTTGCAAAGCTTGACAAGTTTTCGCGTGCAAAAATTTTCATCGCACTTTATAATGTTGGCGTAGAAAGCGAGCTAAAGATCCCGCTTTCTTACGCTAAATTTCTAAATTTCAAAGATATTTTTGAGGCTAGGATAAATTTCTTGCTGCGTGAGAAATTTTTAAATTTCAAACCAGTTGATAGCTTTTGCATGCCTTCAAACATCATCATAAATGCTTATTTGAAAAATGACTTTAAAGCGTTGAAATTTGTAGCAAAAGAGCCAAAAATGGCAGCTGCAAAGATGATAAAGATGCTTTATAAAAGCGGGAAATTTGAGTTTTTCATTGACGCAGCGCAGATGTTTTGCCAGTTTGTTTATGATAAAATACGCCTCCGCCATCAGGACAAAGAGGTCGTGCTAAATGGCGGCGTCATCTCAGTCAAAAAAGATGGCAAAAATTTACTCAGCGTCATGCCAAGCTTTAAAAGGGTGAGCTTTGATGATATGAGAAATTTAAACGAGGACATCGATGCAGCCGTTTGCGCGCTTGGTAGTGAGTGCGAGATGGTTTATATCGTCTGCCCTAGAAATGAGGAATTTAGGCGGCACGTTGAGGTTAGACACTGCTTTGCAAGAGGGTGCATAAAGCTCGTGCCTTATACGATTATTAGTAAAATTTTTTAA
- the fldA gene encoding flavodoxin FldA produces the protein MIGIVYGSSMGNTEDAAKLISEGLGLENELLNVSDVDAAKLNGFDKLILGTSTWGSGDLQDDWDAFDFKALNLSGKTVAVFGMGDSESYSDEYCNGMAKLYDEVVKAGAKIVGEVSTDGYTFDGSDAVRGGKFVGLALDADNQSDKTEGRISAWIEQIKPYFA, from the coding sequence ATGATAGGTATAGTTTATGGAAGTAGCATGGGAAATACCGAAGATGCAGCAAAGCTTATAAGCGAGGGTTTGGGGCTTGAAAACGAGCTTTTAAACGTCTCTGACGTGGATGCAGCGAAGCTAAATGGCTTTGATAAGCTCATTCTTGGCACATCGACCTGGGGCAGTGGCGACCTGCAAGACGACTGGGACGCATTTGACTTTAAAGCGTTAAATTTAAGTGGCAAAACGGTCGCTGTTTTTGGCATGGGCGATAGCGAGAGCTACTCAGATGAGTACTGTAACGGCATGGCAAAGCTTTACGATGAGGTCGTAAAAGCAGGCGCAAAGATAGTGGGCGAGGTTAGCACTGATGGATATACATTTGATGGCTCTGATGCCGTAAGAGGCGGTAAATTTGTAGGTCTAGCGCTTGATGCTGATAACCAAAGTGACAAGACAGAGGGTAGAATTTCAGCTTGGATCGAGCAGATAAAACCATATTTTGCGTAA
- a CDS encoding amino acid ABC transporter ATP-binding protein, giving the protein MAINFKNISKSYGDHLVLDNINTSFKEGQTTVIVGSSGCGKSTLLRCINLLEIPQSGTLEVDGRSVNFKEKLSSKELLEIRKKTGMVFQSFNLFPHLTALQNVTEAPIYVQKKDKNEAIKEAKELLAKVGLSHKEDTYPNRLSGGQAQRVAIARALAVNPYFLLLDEPTSALDPELEAEVLKVILSLAKEKKSMIIVTHNMNFARKIADRILFLDKGVIAFDGLVDEFFNSQNERIKSFISAMDI; this is encoded by the coding sequence ATGGCTATAAATTTTAAAAATATAAGCAAATCTTACGGCGATCATTTGGTGCTAGATAACATAAATACAAGCTTTAAAGAGGGGCAAACAACCGTGATAGTTGGCTCATCTGGTTGTGGCAAATCAACGCTTCTTAGATGCATAAATTTACTTGAGATCCCACAAAGTGGCACTTTAGAGGTAGATGGTAGGAGTGTAAATTTTAAAGAGAAGCTTAGCTCAAAAGAGCTTTTAGAAATTCGCAAAAAAACAGGCATGGTCTTTCAAAGCTTCAACCTCTTCCCGCACCTAACAGCGCTTCAAAATGTCACCGAAGCTCCGATCTACGTTCAAAAAAAGGATAAAAACGAGGCGATAAAAGAGGCAAAAGAGCTTTTAGCCAAAGTAGGGCTTAGCCACAAAGAAGATACCTATCCAAACAGGCTCTCAGGCGGACAAGCACAGCGTGTAGCCATCGCTAGAGCACTAGCTGTAAATCCATACTTTTTACTGCTTGACGAGCCTACAAGTGCGCTAGATCCAGAGCTTGAGGCTGAAGTTTTAAAGGTCATCTTATCTCTTGCAAAAGAGAAAAAGTCTATGATCATCGTCACTCATAATATGAATTTTGCTAGAAAGATAGCTGATAGAATTTTGTTTTTAGATAAAGGCGTGATCGCGTTTGATGGCTTAGTAGATGAGTTTTTTAATAGCCAAAATGAGAGGATAAAAAGCTTTATCTCGGCTATGGATATATAA
- a CDS encoding amino acid ABC transporter permease: MENLDRVIELVSSSTLPMIIALLKVTIPLTLLSFSLGLVIAIITAVARLSNIKILKFIFATYVWIFRGTPLLVQLFIVFYGLPSIGVTLDTWSAATIAFSLNVGAYASESVRAAILSVPKGQWEAATSLGMTHYQILKRIIAPQAVRISLPPLSNTFIGLVKDTSLAASITMVDMFMVAQRIAARTFEPLILYILAALIYLVVCTLLTYLQSRLEKAVSRYV, from the coding sequence ATGGAAAATTTAGATAGAGTGATCGAGCTTGTTTCAAGCTCGACGCTACCGATGATCATCGCACTTTTAAAAGTGACGATCCCACTTACTTTGCTCTCGTTTTCGTTAGGGCTTGTCATCGCAATTATCACAGCAGTAGCGAGGCTTTCAAATATAAAAATTTTAAAATTTATATTTGCCACCTACGTTTGGATATTTCGCGGCACACCGCTTCTTGTGCAGCTTTTCATCGTATTTTACGGGCTTCCTAGCATCGGTGTCACGCTTGATACTTGGAGTGCTGCTACTATCGCATTTAGCCTAAACGTGGGCGCTTATGCGTCTGAGTCTGTAAGGGCTGCCATACTTTCTGTGCCAAAAGGTCAGTGGGAGGCGGCCACATCGCTTGGCATGACGCACTATCAAATTTTAAAGCGTATCATTGCACCTCAAGCAGTGAGGATCTCACTCCCTCCGCTTTCAAACACATTTATAGGCCTTGTTAAAGACACTTCACTAGCAGCTTCTATAACGATGGTAGATATGTTTATGGTCGCTCAAAGGATCGCAGCAAGAACCTTTGAGCCACTCATCCTCTACATCCTAGCAGCACTCATCTATCTAGTGGTTTGCACACTTTTAACCTATCTTCAATCAAGGCTTGAAAAAGCTGTCTCAAGGTATGTCTAA
- a CDS encoding amino acid ABC transporter substrate-binding protein, which translates to MKFTNLLKVVVVLAMALNLQAKTIKDGVLTVATEGTYAPFTFYNDKNELIGYDVDIARAVAQKLNLKIEFLTAPWDAMLAAFDAGKADVVFNQVSITDERKKKYAFSVPYTVTFGAIITRKDNNDIKSFADLKGKKDADSATSNWAKVAVKYGAEHVVTDSFAKSMELLISRRVDAVVRDNIVFYDFIKERPNAPVKIAASLDEKDYTAAAVKKDNAELAEQISNALTELAKEGKLEAISKSYFGKDVSK; encoded by the coding sequence GTGAAATTTACAAATTTATTAAAAGTAGTAGTAGTGCTTGCAATGGCTTTAAATTTACAAGCAAAAACTATAAAAGATGGCGTGCTAACAGTAGCAACAGAAGGCACTTACGCGCCTTTTACATTTTATAATGACAAAAATGAGCTAATAGGATACGACGTAGATATCGCAAGAGCTGTGGCGCAAAAGTTAAATTTAAAAATTGAGTTTCTAACAGCTCCATGGGACGCGATGCTAGCAGCATTTGACGCAGGCAAAGCAGACGTTGTGTTTAATCAAGTAAGCATAACTGATGAGAGAAAGAAAAAGTATGCTTTTTCAGTGCCTTATACTGTGACATTTGGCGCTATCATCACTAGAAAAGACAATAACGACATTAAAAGTTTTGCTGATCTAAAAGGCAAAAAAGATGCCGACTCAGCAACTAGCAACTGGGCGAAAGTAGCCGTAAAATACGGTGCTGAGCACGTCGTAACAGACAGTTTTGCTAAAAGTATGGAGCTTCTTATATCAAGGCGTGTAGATGCTGTTGTAAGAGATAACATCGTATTTTACGACTTCATAAAAGAGCGTCCAAATGCACCTGTAAAGATAGCTGCCTCACTTGACGAGAAAGACTACACAGCAGCAGCTGTTAAGAAAGATAACGCCGAGCTTGCAGAGCAAATTTCAAATGCTTTAACTGAGCTTGCAAAAGAGGGCAAACTAGAAGCCATCTCAAAAAGCTACTTTGGCAAAGACGTCTCAAAATAA
- a CDS encoding amino acid ABC transporter substrate-binding protein, translated as MNFKPIFGFIAGAFLALNLNASTIKKGELIVATEGTYSPYSFYNEKGELVGYDVDIAKAVAKKLNLKIEFLTAPWDAMLAAFDAGKADVVFNQVSINEDRKKKYDMSVPYTMPYPVIVVHKDNNDIKSFADLKGKRSVHSATSNWAAIAEKNGATVIVADGFSKGVELIISKRADDTINDNVTFFDYIKQRPNAPLKIAYTSNEPMPTAALLKKGNTELLEAINKALDELKAEGKISEISMKYFGKDISK; from the coding sequence ATGAATTTTAAGCCCATTTTTGGCTTTATCGCAGGTGCTTTTTTAGCTTTAAATTTAAATGCTTCAACTATCAAAAAAGGCGAGCTTATAGTTGCAACTGAAGGCACTTACTCACCTTACTCATTTTATAACGAAAAGGGCGAGCTAGTAGGATATGACGTAGATATCGCAAAAGCTGTTGCAAAGAAGCTAAATTTAAAGATCGAGTTTCTAACAGCCCCATGGGATGCGATGCTTGCGGCATTTGACGCTGGCAAAGCGGACGTGGTGTTTAATCAAGTTAGCATAAACGAAGATAGAAAGAAAAAGTATGATATGAGCGTGCCTTACACCATGCCATATCCAGTAATAGTCGTGCATAAAGACAATAACGACATCAAAAGTTTTGCTGATCTAAAAGGCAAAAGAAGCGTGCACTCTGCAACTAGTAACTGGGCAGCGATAGCTGAGAAAAACGGTGCAACAGTGATCGTGGCTGATGGCTTTAGCAAAGGCGTGGAGCTTATCATCTCAAAAAGAGCTGACGATACGATAAATGACAATGTCACATTTTTTGACTACATCAAGCAGCGTCCAAATGCACCGCTCAAGATCGCATACACTAGCAATGAGCCGATGCCAACAGCTGCACTTCTTAAAAAAGGCAACACCGAGCTACTAGAAGCGATAAACAAAGCGCTTGATGAGCTAAAAGCCGAAGGCAAGATAAGCGAAATTTCGATGAAATATTTTGGAAAAGATATTTCAAAATAA
- a CDS encoding amino acid ABC transporter substrate-binding protein → MKFSSAFKFGALCVVGCLLSLNSALANSYEQIKKDGVIRIATEGVYSPFSFHNEKDELMGYDVEIARAVAKKLGVKPKFIEASWDAMLAAFDAGKADVVFNQVSITDERKKKYDYSVPYMVSYSAIVVHKDNNDIKSFADLKGKKSVHSVNSMWIPTVEKYGAKLVVADSLSDQINLIITKRADDTIDDAVMFYDYIKQHPNAPIKIIEAGDEPMYTAAIVKKGNKELLNKINNALNELSKEGVLSEISLKYFGKDISK, encoded by the coding sequence ATGAAATTTTCTAGTGCTTTTAAATTTGGTGCGCTCTGCGTAGTTGGCTGTTTGCTCTCTTTAAATTCTGCCTTGGCAAATTCTTACGAGCAGATCAAAAAAGATGGCGTCATAAGGATAGCAACAGAAGGCGTTTATTCGCCATTTTCATTTCACAATGAAAAAGATGAGCTAATGGGCTATGATGTAGAGATAGCAAGAGCCGTGGCTAAAAAACTAGGCGTAAAGCCAAAATTTATCGAAGCTTCATGGGATGCGATGCTTGCGGCATTTGACGCTGGCAAGGCGGACGTGGTGTTTAACCAAGTAAGTATAACCGACGAGCGAAAGAAAAAGTATGACTACAGCGTGCCATATATGGTCTCTTACTCAGCCATCGTCGTGCATAAAGATAATAACGACATCAAAAGTTTTGCTGATCTAAAAGGCAAAAAAAGTGTGCATTCAGTAAATAGCATGTGGATACCAACCGTTGAAAAGTATGGCGCCAAGCTAGTTGTGGCCGATAGTTTGAGCGATCAGATAAATTTGATCATCACAAAAAGAGCAGATGATACGATAGATGATGCGGTGATGTTTTATGACTACATCAAACAACATCCAAATGCCCCTATAAAGATCATCGAAGCTGGTGATGAGCCTATGTATACGGCTGCGATTGTTAAAAAAGGTAACAAAGAGCTACTAAATAAGATAAATAATGCCCTAAATGAGCTTAGCAAAGAAGGAGTTTTAAGCGAAATTTCGCTTAAATACTTCGGCAAAGACATTTCTAAATAA